AACGGACAATCCATTCTTCTTTTTAAAATGAGTCTAACTTGTTTCAGTAGCCTATCTGCAAAAAAAGAATTACATAAACTCGTTACGGACTTACCACTCTATGTCATCATCGTCCAAACAGATCAAGCCGTTTCGAAAGCGATTGAAAATGATTTACATGTAAGACATGAATCACCCCAATTATTAATTGTAAAAGACCAAAAAGCAACATGGCAAGCTACACATTATCACATTAAAGAATCTGTTGTTCGTGATGCGATTGAACTGTACAGCTGAGTATTACAAACATCTGTACATGAGATTTTAAGAATGTATATACATTCACGTAGTTTCAGACACGGTATTTTAATAGTTTTCCACACAAGCAAACAAAACAAAGTTTTGTTTGCTTGTGTGGAATATAAAGCTTGTAATAGTGACCCCTATAGCCTCAACACCGTACTTTCACTTCCCTACCTCCCTTATTTAACGCCTGTATCTTTAACTCAAAGCCACGTACTCATTTTAAAAACGAGACAACTACACGCACAACACATATATGTATAAGTGTACTTCCCCAAGTAATGTACGACTTTATTTGTTCAACTTAATCATCCATACAAGAAGATCTTGCAGAACCGTCGTATGGAGAGTGTAGTAAATGTACTGCCCCTTTTTCTCCGAAGTGACAAGTCCAGCTGTCCGCAAGATGTTTAAATGATTGGAAATGCTCGGCTTGCTCATCTCGAATTCTTCATGTATTTCACTAGCAGTTAAGGAGCCTTTCTCACTGAGTAGAGTAAGTATTTGCCTTCTCGTTTCGTCGTTTAGTGCTTTAAAAATATCGTTCATATAAAAGTTTCCCCTGTCTTTTAATACATTTAGTTATTTGTCTAATTAGTTATTCATCTAATTATATACTATGTAAAGTAATTAAAGTAGTACCTGTGCTGAAAACAATTAGGAATGAATAAACATTCACGTTTGTTTCCGTACAGGTACTACTCGTAGAAATACATACTTCAAGTTCTCAAGTCTTCGTGCGCTAATTCATCGTGAGTCCGAATGGTTTCAAGACACCGGCGTATTGTTACATTACGTAAGTCGATCTTCTAGGAGACATAGATTACATAGTCGTGAATACTTGATTTACGTCTTCAAGAATTCTTGCAATCCTGCCTTAATAATTGATCAGCAATATTCGCACCAATGAAGAAAGCTGGCGCTGATGTATTGCCATCTGAAACAAACGGTGCAATGGAATCATCCGCAACAATCAAATTTTCTACACCGAATACTTCTCCCATTGCATTCACAACACCTTGATTTTCATTTGGCGCCATTCTAAGTGTGCCTTGTATATGGTGTGTCGGACCTAAGTTATCCTTAATGAATGCTTCAAGTTTGCTATCGTCCTGAATCGTTTCCAGTGTAGGTGTAACGAGTTGATAGTGGGAATCTATTTTCGCTAGTTCTTCTGCAATGCTTTTAATATATACCCTATATATGTTTTTTATAGTTTCAAGGTCCGATCGATTATTCAAAAATCCTGCATCAGCAAGCACAATCTTTAACGGATCTGCATTTTGAATTCTGACAGTTCCTTGGCTTTTCGGCTCCAATACTATCAGGATAATGCTTAGCATTCCGCCAGCTCCTATTTGACCAATTAGCTGGACGCAACGCCGGTTGGGATCGGCACCAGGCGTTGGATCTGGCAAAAAGGCCCCGCCTGTATAAAGCGCAAATGGATCCGCGTCCGGAAGTGCTTTGTCATTCGGATTCGTTGTAAACATCGAAGTATTTACCGGGTGGGTAGTCATGTTCTTCCCTACATTCGCGTTATGATGAACAACGGAAATACCGGCTTTATTCAGTGTATCAGCTGGTCCGATGCCAGAAAGCATTAATAACTGAGGACTATTTATTCCTGCCGATACAATAACTTTTTTGCGAGCATATGCGTAATAACAGTTTCCTTCTTTAAAAAATTCCACACCAATTGCTCGCTTATTATTATCAAAAATGACACGTTGCACCGTTGAATTATAAGTTACCAATAACCGTCTACCGCCTACACCTTCCCCACTTTCTTTCATAACATCTGGAGAAAGAAAGGCGGTATCAGAACTTTCTCGTTGACCATAAGGAGTCTGGTATAGTTGCCATCTTGTAAAAGGGCCAAGTGGTGTATTGGGATCATTATAATCTAAAATCCTGGTGAAACCCGTGGCTCTTTCTATCGCTGTCACCAATTTCTCAACCATGCTAGTAGGGTAAGCGGGTGCCTGTCTAATATCCAACTTCCCGTTATATCCCCTAGCATTCGGATTTTGAGTCTGACCATTGTATTTTTCAAGTTGCGAAAATTGATACGTCTCTTGTTCAGGCGACCAAAGTGGGCCTAGAAGGTTTTCCCACTGTTTCATATTGGCCTGTGATGGTCTTACATATTGGTTATTGTTAATAGAGGAACCACCTCCCAAAGTTCGCCCACCCGTCCAATCAAATGACCGATCTTTCACATTTTTCTGAGGGACACCTTTTCCTTGCCAGAAGTATTGAGGGAAAAAGTCTTCAGTGAGAATAAATGGCGGTGCAAACAATGAATCTCTAATCGGCTGCTCTTTACTATTATTATCTCCTGCCTCTAAAACTAACACAGAATTTTGGTTATCATCAGTTAGTTTCCTTGCAATGGCAGCACCCGCTGGCCCCGTTCCAACCACGATATAGTCATATGTTGGTTGGCTGTTGGTTCCTTTATTCATTTCAATCCCCCTAAATGGTTTTTGTGCAGTATATCCTATGGCAAGGAGAATGGGATTATGAAGCAAAGGAAAGTCCGAACGACGTGGACCGATGATACATTTTAGTAAAGGGCTCTTTCATGAACAGGGCGTGGGGAAATTTATCAATAAAAAAGCACCGCTATATGCGATGCTTTTAAGGCGCTACCTCGATTCCAAATTGCTTATTATTTCATTTCACTCAGCAGCTCACCTAATTTTTTCACGCTAGCTGCTTCATCTGTTACAGTCTGTTCCAATAACTTTTTCTGTCTGTCCAGCGCATCCGTCAGTGTAGAAATTTCTTCTGACAAATCAGGCTTTGTCTGTTCTTTCTTCGCTTGCAATGACTTGATCGTATCGAATAAGTCTTCATGGTCGACAATCCGTCCAGCACCCCACATGAGCTGCTCTTTCGGTGCTTTTATGACATAGTCTGTGAAGTAGTTGAATACTTCCTGATCAAAGTCATACGCATACCAGTTGTTGTCAATTGCGTATAAGTACTCATCCAGTGGAGTAGCGATATCGCCAGTAGTTAATGCCTCAATAGAAGCAGTTAAGTTTTTGACGTTATTTTGCGCATGCTCATGAGGGAATATCGGTTCATCTTCCCACGTCAATCGCACAAATTGGTCTTCCGCATATTTATAAGCTGCTAACAAGTCGCTGTTTAACTCACGACTTTCCTCGTACAACTTCTTCGCTGTGTCTGTATCCTCTTTTTTAAGTGCTTCCGCATACTCTTTATTAATGTCAGCGACTTTTGTGTTCACTTCTTCTGCACTGGACATCGCCTGATCAATCTCTTTCGTCAAGTTGTTCGAAGCAACAGACGCCTGTTTAAACGCATCGGTGTCGATCAAGTCTTTCATCGCTTGCAAACGTGTCGTGAAGTCTAACGGCACAATAGCGGTTTGATCGTAATGCATGGTCAATAATCCATAAAGATTTAAGTGGAATTTTAACGCCTCAGCATTGAATGCGTCTTCGCTGTCAAATTGAGAATGATAATGGGAGTGCATGAATTCACTATCTTGGAAATCATTCCGAAGCGCTGGCACACCCGCAATACTGAATGAGAAGTCATCTGACCATGTACGTAGTGGAGAAACGACTGAAATCCCATCTTTGTACACGTCGGATAGTGGTGGCACTTCTTTTGCGAACTCTGTCAAATAGTTATTCAACTCGTACGTCGAGCGAATTTCATCTTGTGTCGTATGTTCATATGCCGGAAGTTCAAAATTCATATTCGCAAACGTCTTACCTACCCACTCGGGATGAATATTGAAGATTTGATTGTAAGCACCTGTCGACCAGTCGTAGCGAGTATTCGATTTGCCCCATTCTTCTGCTGCGATCGCATTGAAAATAAGAGTCTTTTCTGGTTGATAGCCGCTGTCAATCATTCCTTTAGCGATACCAAGCAGTAGACCGATTGCTGCATTGTCATCTTGGAACCCGGCAAAATACGAATCATAATGGCCAGATAACAGGATATAGGAGTCCGGATCTTTTCCGACAATTTTCCCGTAATAATTATACGCTTCTTGATCCATCTTCACAGTAGATTTAGCATCAAATTTTACGGTAAACTTGTCATTTTCACTTGCCTCTAGTGCCTTCTTCAGTTCATTTGCATCCGTTTGAGACATCGAGAATGCAGGTGCATCGTCCGGTCCGCAAATATCTTGTGAATTCAACGCATCGGGATCAACTTCGGCATAACCAGCTTCTTGTACCGCAATGACCGCTGCTGCCCCTTTTACATGCGCTTGATACGTAGGGTAATTAATCCACCATTCTTCACGTTGATTGATGTCGACTAATACCAGTTTCCCTTCGATATCTAATCCCTCTAAATCTTTCGCAGTCCCTTTTCCTGCATAAACTATCTCAAGTTCTTTCACACCATTCGTGTCAAAGTTCACTTGATAACCACCTAGCACAGCAAGATGCTCTTTTCCGGCAGTATCCGTAAAGGTTAAATCGGCCTTCTCAAACTCCCAACTATCTACCGTAAACGCATCTTTCGTCACTTCAGTTAATCCGATTTTCTTCATTTCTTCTCCAATTTTCTCGCCAGTCTTTCGTTCCGCTTCCGATCCTGCCGTACGATAACCGAGCTTCTCATTGGTTTTATATTCTTCCATTCCTTTAGCGAATTCAAAAGCATATTCCACATCTACTTCAGATAAGTACTTGTCCTTCTCATCTGAAAGCGGAACGGTCTTCACGTCCTCGATCGGCTCTTTCTTCTCTTTGGAAATATCTTCTTTTGGTGTACACGCAACAAGTGAAGTTGCGACGAGCATAGACAACGTTAAGTAACTTACCATCTTTTTCATGTATCACAGTCCTTTTTCATTTTTTTGCAATCAATTCATTAAACGATATAGAGAGAGTTTTCGCAATAGATTTCTACAATTATCATCATTATATTTATTGAATATTTTTGTTGAGATATTCCATTTCTTAAAAAGCAAACAAAACTATAATTTGTTTGCTTTTAAGCATTCATTTGTTGTGAACTTGGTTTACTACATCGAACCATTTCAACTAATGCTAGTTGGCATTCCTCAGGCGAATGAATGCTGTCCTGTAGCACGCATAACAATCTCTATGTATTCTAGCGTGAGTGTTAACATCACCGACCATAATCTAATCGCACTACGTAATTAGTTGCGTATATCTTTCTTGAAAACTATGATAATCTCACTAATAGAAGCAAGTGATCAGTATGTAGGGCGAATTGAGAGTGATTGTATGTTTGTGTTTTTTGCGTTGTTTGGTTTTCTATTTATTTTGATTGGTATTGTCGGCTTACTTGTTAAAGCGATTTTTAAAAAGCCGAAGAAGAAATTTGGTATCCTCACTTTAGTAGGCATTGCAGTGTTCCTGATGGCTGTAGTAATTACGCCAGTAGAGATAGAGCCAGAGATTGAAGAAGCTATATTCGGTGGAACAGGCGCCTATCGATAAACCTTCTGAAACACCGAAGAAAGCACCTGAAAAAGAGTCTGTGGATGATGTAGAAAAACCAAAAGAGGTTAGTTCTACTAAAGCTGAAGAACAATCAGTCCCAGTCATAGTGCCTTCAAAAAATGATTCTTCAAAAGTTACTTCTGAAAAACTAAATGATGCCACAGAGACAAGCGGTACCACCGCAAGAATCCCTGTAAAATTAGTAAAAGTTATAGATGGCGATACAATTAAAATTATATATAATGGTAAGGAACAAAATGTTCGATACTTGTTGATCGACACCCCTGAAACCAATCATCCCCGACTGGGTAAGCAACCGTTTGGAGATGAAGCAAAAGCTAGAAATAAAGAGCTCATAGAGAGCGGTACACTGGAAATCGAATTTGACGTCGGGGAACGTTTCGATAAATACAATCGTTTACTTGCGTATATTTATGTCGATGGAAAAAACCTTCAAAAAATATTATTGAGTGAAGGGTTAGCTCGTGTAGCATATGTTTACCCTCCAAATACTCGATACGTAGATCCATATGAAAAGACGCAAGCAATAGCTAAAGAAAAAAAGTTGGGTATTTGGTCAGTTGAAGATTATGCTACAGACTCTGGCTTTAACGCGCAAGCAGTGAAAGAGAAACCTGAAAAATCAGCACCTCAAAAAGCGACACCTGCTTCAGCGCCTGTAGCTAAGCCCTCACATGCTACACAAAAGTCGGAATGGTTTCAAAACTGTAGCGAACTGAGGAAGACTTATCCTCACGGTGTGCCAAGCAGCCATCCGGCTTATCAACCTAAAATGGATCGCGATCAAGATGGATTTGCTTGCGAACGATAAAAGTATAGCTATTTAAATAGAAGCCGAATAAAAACCGCGTGAAACCAAGTTTTGTCACTTGGTTTCACGCGGTTTTAATTATGTCGTCATTATTTTTTTATCCATTTCGACTCAACAGGAATTCCTGCATCAGCAAAAAGATTATATACGGGGCATCTTCTTTCCACTTCTGCTTTTAATTGCGCAATCGCATCATCTGATTCATTCGTAGTGATTTCACAAACAAAACGCACTTTCTGAAAATGCGTTTTCACGCCTTCTTCCCCCATTAAACCCTTGGCATCCACGATACCTGTCGTATCAAAATCAATTGCTGTAAAAGTAAAACCTTGTTCGTTCGCAATTAATGGAATCATCACTGCCTTACAGCCATTCAGCGCAGCCGCAATATACTCGAGTGGATTTGCACCGGTATCCGTTCCACCTAAATGAACAGGTTCATCCATCGGAAATCTTTCAAAGTCGCGGATTGTATGTGTAGAACGAACCCCTTCCTCCCACTTCGCTGTAGCAGCAATCTTTACTAATGTATTGTTTGTTGTTGACATATACCCCATCCCCTTTTAATCCATACTATTATAATATGTATTGTAGCATATTGAAATGTTGAATGGAATAGAAAAAGAAAGATTATCGTTAGAATTCACAGAAATCTTTAACGTGAGCGATAAATATACTACGAGCCCAGTAGATCAGCCCATTATACACTTTGATTCAATTGATGAAAAAAACATCTAACCACTGCAATAGCTAGATGTTACCTTAAAAAGTGCTTATATAGTATTCTGGGAAAGATTTCGACTTTGACTTGTTTATATGCCTAGAATTTTTCCCATATTTCACCGAAAGTTACAAAGTATATTTACTAGCCGCTGTATCATTTCATTTACTGATTATTTCAGCTGGGGTAATTGCTTCATACGGAAGAGATGTCGTGCTAATTTTCGTGATGAACCAATTATCACGTCCAAGTTCGGGGTTCTTTTCTACAGTCACCACTTTATACCCTTTGCCCAACTTTGCATAAGAAGTGATTACATCATATACAAGCGTGAATTGTTGCGCAGTTTTACTGATTTTACAAACATGCACAATATGAATAGTTGACACCCACGGACTCGATTGTCCAGTTACCCAATTATTTTGTACAAATTGCTTTTCTGTACGTTTTCGAAGTGCTGGTGATCATACTGCATGTTGAACAGCACCACTTCGGGTTTGCAATCCTAACATCCATAGTTCAACTGTTTGTAAACCCTTCCATACATACGTATTGTGGTTGATTATAAGATGTTTTTTAACCAAGTTAATATATAAATAAATAAAAATGGTTCAATCCATACAAGGCAAAGTAAAATAATGAAAAAAGACGCGCATGATATGATTTTCATTGCTCCCTTTTCCTCTTTGGAAAACGCAATAAAACTAAAAATAATTCCACATACTAAAAAGATGAATCCGATCAGAACAACTGGTTCAATTATTTCAGTTGTTAACCAATTGATCACGAATGCTAGCAGTCCAGTAACTACAAAACAAATGACCATGTACTAAAAGGTCTTTTCAAGTAAAGCAACCTCCTTTTGCTAAGCGTCTATGTGGCATAAAATCGCACTTACTGTTACTTACCATTTTTTCTGGATGCTTCTGGCGTAGCGTATATTCTATGACTGTACCTATTTGTCCAAAAACCTATTTCATCAATCTATTATATAAAACAAATTATTTTCTTGTAATACTTTTTCAGCTACATTAACTATGGAAATTCTACTGTCATGTAGTTGTTCCATGTCGGTAATTTTCATCATAGTGTAAGCCATCACTTCAGGTGCAATGAATTCATCTGGATGGCTCAGAACGATTATTGCTTATCACAACATCCCTCGCTTCTATTTTTCAAACAGTAGAACTGATATAGTAGTAAATGAAACTAATTGCAGCAGATTAGTTACTAGTCACAGATAATTAGTATTCATATCGTATTATTTAGTTTACATAATATTATTATTTTTATTGTCTTATGTGAAACTCTTACTATACCTGCTACACTCAACTAAACTAGGACCCCGAATTATATATCTTAAACGTTTCCATTTTGCGATAAAAAATTGTTTGCTTCACAATAATGAAACGTAAATAGTCGTCTCATTGCATTTTTAACACT
This window of the Sporosarcina ureae genome carries:
- a CDS encoding M28 family peptidase; this encodes MKKMVSYLTLSMLVATSLVACTPKEDISKEKKEPIEDVKTVPLSDEKDKYLSEVDVEYAFEFAKGMEEYKTNEKLGYRTAGSEAERKTGEKIGEEMKKIGLTEVTKDAFTVDSWEFEKADLTFTDTAGKEHLAVLGGYQVNFDTNGVKELEIVYAGKGTAKDLEGLDIEGKLVLVDINQREEWWINYPTYQAHVKGAAAVIAVQEAGYAEVDPDALNSQDICGPDDAPAFSMSQTDANELKKALEASENDKFTVKFDAKSTVKMDQEAYNYYGKIVGKDPDSYILLSGHYDSYFAGFQDDNAAIGLLLGIAKGMIDSGYQPEKTLIFNAIAAEEWGKSNTRYDWSTGAYNQIFNIHPEWVGKTFANMNFELPAYEHTTQDEIRSTYELNNYLTEFAKEVPPLSDVYKDGISVVSPLRTWSDDFSFSIAGVPALRNDFQDSEFMHSHYHSQFDSEDAFNAEALKFHLNLYGLLTMHYDQTAIVPLDFTTRLQAMKDLIDTDAFKQASVASNNLTKEIDQAMSSAEEVNTKVADINKEYAEALKKEDTDTAKKLYEESRELNSDLLAAYKYAEDQFVRLTWEDEPIFPHEHAQNNVKNLTASIEALTTGDIATPLDEYLYAIDNNWYAYDFDQEVFNYFTDYVIKAPKEQLMWGAGRIVDHEDLFDTIKSLQAKKEQTKPDLSEEISTLTDALDRQKKLLEQTVTDEAASVKKLGELLSEMK
- a CDS encoding autorepressor SdpR family transcription factor; translated protein: MNDIFKALNDETRRQILTLLSEKGSLTASEIHEEFEMSKPSISNHLNILRTAGLVTSEKKGQYIYYTLHTTVLQDLLVWMIKLNK
- a CDS encoding GMC family oxidoreductase; translation: MNKGTNSQPTYDYIVVGTGPAGAAIARKLTDDNQNSVLVLEAGDNNSKEQPIRDSLFAPPFILTEDFFPQYFWQGKGVPQKNVKDRSFDWTGGRTLGGGSSINNNQYVRPSQANMKQWENLLGPLWSPEQETYQFSQLEKYNGQTQNPNARGYNGKLDIRQAPAYPTSMVEKLVTAIERATGFTRILDYNDPNTPLGPFTRWQLYQTPYGQRESSDTAFLSPDVMKESGEGVGGRRLLVTYNSTVQRVIFDNNKRAIGVEFFKEGNCYYAYARKKVIVSAGINSPQLLMLSGIGPADTLNKAGISVVHHNANVGKNMTTHPVNTSMFTTNPNDKALPDADPFALYTGGAFLPDPTPGADPNRRCVQLIGQIGAGGMLSIILIVLEPKSQGTVRIQNADPLKIVLADAGFLNNRSDLETIKNIYRVYIKSIAEELAKIDSHYQLVTPTLETIQDDSKLEAFIKDNLGPTHHIQGTLRMAPNENQGVVNAMGEVFGVENLIVADDSIAPFVSDGNTSAPAFFIGANIADQLLRQDCKNS
- a CDS encoding thermonuclease family protein, with the translated sequence MKKLYSVEQAPIDKPSETPKKAPEKESVDDVEKPKEVSSTKAEEQSVPVIVPSKNDSSKVTSEKLNDATETSGTTARIPVKLVKVIDGDTIKIIYNGKEQNVRYLLIDTPETNHPRLGKQPFGDEAKARNKELIESGTLEIEFDVGERFDKYNRLLAYIYVDGKNLQKILLSEGLARVAYVYPPNTRYVDPYEKTQAIAKEKKLGIWSVEDYATDSGFNAQAVKEKPEKSAPQKATPASAPVAKPSHATQKSEWFQNCSELRKTYPHGVPSSHPAYQPKMDRDQDGFACER
- the ytxJ gene encoding bacillithiol system redox-active protein YtxJ; translation: MKRIKAIEEWRTIKESSNGQSILLFKMSLTCFSSLSAKKELHKLVTDLPLYVIIVQTDQAVSKAIENDLHVRHESPQLLIVKDQKATWQATHYHIKESVVRDAIELYS
- a CDS encoding OsmC family protein, giving the protein MSTTNNTLVKIAATAKWEEGVRSTHTIRDFERFPMDEPVHLGGTDTGANPLEYIAAALNGCKAVMIPLIANEQGFTFTAIDFDTTGIVDAKGLMGEEGVKTHFQKVRFVCEITTNESDDAIAQLKAEVERRCPVYNLFADAGIPVESKWIKK